gggggagggaagggctggctCTGCTCCACTCTCCGTGCCCCTAGACATGGCTTGAAACCATGCAGAAAATACGTGTCACCCTGAGCCCCAAGCTTTTCCCTTCTGTGACATCTAGCCTGACTTTGAGCCTCAGGTCCACAAACCCCCAAATTCAAGTTTCCACGATCAAAATTCCCCCAGGGCACGTGTGACTTTTGttctctgcttccctctctggGTTTCCATCCTCTCCTAGATTTTGGACTGCAAATTCTTTTCCCTAGTCAGCCTTTCAATTGTCTTAAGAAGAgttacagactcacagacttagaagacaaatttatggttaccagaggggaaaggtgggagaagggataaactggcagtttggaatgaacagatgcaaactactatatacaagacagataaacaaggtcctactgtagagcacagggaactatactcaacatcttgtaataacctataatgaaagagaatttaaaaaagaatatatgtatatataactgaatcactgtgctgtacaccagaaactaacacaacattgtaaatcaactatacttcaattaaaaaaagagttacaatgatttttcattttaaaatgaaattgtacTTTTAGTTATTAGTGTATTTTtacttattattgtatttttagttattttcagCAGGGAGCTGGGGCTGATATCCAGCTCACAGAACCCTTGGAGATGGTCCTCaatctctttttcatttaaactCACACCCTTTGTGATCTCTCTCAGGTTcatgacttgatttttttaatggaagcatagtcagttacaatgtgtcaaattcctggtgtacagcatcatgtccatCTTGAGACTTGTGAATGCACTGTTCCTCTGGGATGAATTTTGCCTGGATATCGACAGGAGtcattctcttccttctttcatgTCTTTGCTCAGAAGTCACCTTCTCCAGGAGGCCTGCCccaattcacattttaaaaaatttcagctgTCCTCAAcaattctttgctttccttttttgtttccttagaCTAAATCATTCTCCAAGAGACTGTGTAGCTTaactttcttattaaatattgGTCTTCCTGCTCGGATTTTGGGTCCACGGTTTCCATCCTAAGAGCTTATCATGTGCTGTCTCTCCAGCCCCTACTTGGGGGCATGACACACAGCAGGTGTCCAGGAAGCATTAATCAAATGAATGAGTCTCGGTGCCAGGCTCAGTCCTGAACGTTTGACATATAggaactcatttaattctcacacagCATTTCTGGTAGTGTCTCTGTTTtttcagatgagtaaactgaggcacagagagactaaCTAACTGGTAAAGTTGaacaggtgacaggtgaggtggtAGGGAGGTGGGCGTCTGTTGCCAAGCCAGGCACGCCATGCTCTCGACTTCCACATTCCAAACTCCCAGCTCTCAGGTCTGCTTTGGGAATCAATGCCAGGGCCAGAGTCTGAGTCTGCCTGGGATGCGGACAGTGATGGGAACCGGGACTCAACCCCAAGGGGTCAGGAGGCTCCAGGGTCACTGGTGGGGACCACATCTCTCGTGACCACTGTGGACCAAGTCATGTCCACCCGACGCATTTGCCCCTGAGAACTGTCCTCCTCTCCTgacgggggttggggggggcgtGGCAGGCCTCCGCCGCCTGGACCCTCAGCCTAGGCGCCTCCCATCACGTGATAATGGATTTGCTCTGTGATCTGCCGGAGGGCCCAGAGGTTCTGATCCACAGGGAGCTGGCCAGGTGAGGCTCTCTGCCCCGTGTAGATAGCGGTGCATGGGGACAGGGCTGCAGCCATGCGACCTTAAGAACTTGACAAGCTTTCACATTTCAGTTGCTCACAGTCTGAAGCTGCAAAcggcagagaaaggggaacaggATGATTTCTCAGTTCCCCTTCCATGGATAGTAAGAGCTCCCTCTCTCCGTCACCCGCTGGCTTCCTGTTGGGGCTTCCTCGGGGCGTCTCCTGCCCTGGCAGAGGAACCTGCGCCCCGGGCTCTGCCCTGGCCGAGGCGGACATGGggcccctgctgctgctgctgctgctgctgcccctgctgTGGGGGGGTGAgtggcccggggtgggggtggggggggcgacacggggttgggggagggccgGGAGCTGCGGCTGAGCCTCTGTGTCCCCCCAGGGTCCCTGCAGCAGCCTCCAGGGTACGGCCTCCAAGTGCAGGAGTCAGTGACGGTGCAGGAGTGCCTGGGCGCCAACGTGTCCTGCTCCTTCTCCTTCCCGGGGAGCGAGCGGTCCGCCCCCTACATCTACTGGTTCCGCCAAGGGGACAACGTACACACCAGTGCTCCTGTGGCCACAAACGACCCGCAAAGACCAGTGAAGGCAGAGACCGAGGGCCGATTCCACCTCCTCGGGAACCGCAGGGACGACTGCTCCCTGAGCATCAGAGACGCCAGGATGAGCGACTCGGGAACCTACTTCTTCCGAGTGGTCGCAGGTTATCGTGAGAGATACACTTACCGAAATACGCTGAACTTGCAGGTGACAGGTATGGCAGGGCGCCCAGTGAGGACCGTGGGCCGTGGAGACCCCCGCCCGCGCCCGTGTTAGAACAGGAACAGGACACGGGAAGACCCCGTGCTTGGAGTCTTGGGGTTTGAGGGATCAGAGGAGACACAGGCCCCGGGGGGAGCTTGGGCCCCGAGGCACTGGTCCCTCTTAGGGTCACACTCTGGGTCCCCACCCCCTGGGGCCCAGgcatctccctctctcctcctcagccCTGACAGAGAAACCCGACATCCAGTTTCTGGAGCCTCTGGAGTCTGGCCGCCCCACGAGTCTGACCTGCAGCCTGCCAGTCGTCTGCGCTGGGGCAAGATTTCTCCGGTTCTCCTGGGCGGGAGACGCCCTTGATGCGGTGGACCCAGAGACGCTCCACAGCTCGGTGCTCACCCTCACGCCGAGGCCCCAGGACCATGGCACCAACCTGACCTGTCAGGTGAAACTCCAAGGAGGTCAGGGGACCACGCTGGAGAGAACCGTCCAGCTCAATGTCTCCTGTGAGTGTGGAGGGACGGCCGGGTCCCTGAGGGCACTGGTGGCAAGAGGAGGGTCCGGTCCTGGCATCCGTTTCCCAGAGGAGACTGGGGGAAGTAAAACCCCATCCCTTCCTGGGGTAAAGGACTAATGCCTTCCTTGCCCTTCGCCCCATTTTTCTTTCCCAGATGCTCCACAGCTGATGACCATCAGACTATTCCAGGGGAACTCCACAGGTAAGAAAGGTGTCTCATCCGTGGGGCTGTGATGCGAGTGGGTCCCGGccagcctggggctcagggcttGGAGATGAGACCGTCCCTCACTCCTCAGCCCCCTGGCTCTGGGCTCGCCTTCCACCCACCCTCCCAGCAACATCCCGCGCCCACGGATCCAGTATTACTTTTGGCtgctccctttccttttctttagttttttattttatttttaattgtggtaaaactCACATAAAGTGAAATTTGCCATCTTCACCGTTTATAAGGGCACAGCTCAGCAGGATGAAGGACCCAATCCGCAGAGCTCTTCCCATCTTGCAGAACCAAAACTGCACACGCAGCCGACAcgacctccccacccctccccctccagcccctgcaaACCAGCATTTCACATTCCGTGTCTGCAATGTGGACCACTCCAGGTTCTGCTCCCCTTTCTTGAATCTCTGTCTGTCCTCGCCTCTTAGGATAGTCGCCCATGCTCACCTCTGACCTCATTCTTTTCCAGGAGCGTTTCGTGTTCTCACTCCTGCCCTGGAGCCCATTCCAACATCTCCCCACTTTCCTGGGCGGACTTATCCCATCCTGAGTCTCCGCCTGCAAGCCCATCCCCATCCTGACCCTGTCCTGATGCCTCCCACTACTTTATACATCTGGCCGCAATCTGCACACTTAGTCATCTCTTGCTGGTGCCTCTCAGCTGGGCTCCCGTCCCCCACTGAACCCGGATGTGGTCTGGACATCACTACACATCGCCCTTTCTCACCAGCTGCTCCCATGGGGCAGTGAGTCTCAAGAGCTTCACTTCGAATCGCCTCCCTCTTTCCTTGCCCTTGGCCTCAGACACAGCTCCGGTCTTGCTGGCCCCTGGACCGTTGCC
This Camelus bactrianus isolate YW-2024 breed Bactrian camel chromosome 9, ASM4877302v1, whole genome shotgun sequence DNA region includes the following protein-coding sequences:
- the LOC105080563 gene encoding sialic acid-binding Ig-like lectin 14, with product MGPLLLLLLLLPLLWGGSLQQPPGYGLQVQESVTVQECLGANVSCSFSFPGSERSAPYIYWFRQGDNVHTSAPVATNDPQRPVKAETEGRFHLLGNRRDDCSLSIRDARMSDSGTYFFRVVAGYRERYTYRNTLNLQVTALTEKPDIQFLEPLESGRPTSLTCSLPVVCAGARFLRFSWAGDALDAVDPETLHSSVLTLTPRPQDHGTNLTCQVKLQGGQGTTLERTVQLNVSYAPQLMTIRLFQGNSTDLKSLSNGTSLLVLEGQFLRLFCVADSNPPAVLSWFQDGKALSPSQPSAPGVLELPHVGAADGGEVTCQAQNVLASQHVSISLSVWKNAPSCSCVSEKQQGSWPLVLTLIRGALMGAGFLLTYGLTWIYYTRCGGH